In a genomic window of Siniperca chuatsi isolate FFG_IHB_CAS linkage group LG1, ASM2008510v1, whole genome shotgun sequence:
- the irx3a gene encoding iroquois-class homeodomain protein IRX-3a isoform X1, which translates to MSFPQLGYQYIRPIYPPERQGIAGNARSGTELSPSGALSNVLSTMYGSPFAAAAQGYGAFLPYSNDISIFNQLGAQYELKDSPGVQHPGFAHHHPAFYPYGQYQFGDPSRPKNATRESTSTLKAWLSEHRKNPYPTKGEKIMLAIITKMTLTQVSTWFANARRRLKKENKMTWAPRNRTDEEGNVYNSDHEGEEGDKREDEEEIDLENIDTENIENKDDLDDQDDLHSDIKLDGRSDSEISDGYEDLQGPDQRFLKAVGKEGKDVERGGEHFHHHHHHHHHHSSLDTKASQPNGEQLKLNPVSVSSPPSENNPAPAQKPKIWSLAETATAPDNPRKSPQMNGSNSAGPAAQTIIAPHRLISSCPVGKIQNWTNRAFSAHQLALLNSNHYLGLANQATATGLALYSSRQTEDKSHSSETPVTGTCPRH; encoded by the exons ATGTCTTTCCCTCAGCTGGGATATCAGTACATCCGACCGATATACCCGCCGGAGCGCCAGGGGATCGCCGGCAATGCCCGGTCCGGGACAGAGCTCAGTCCGTCCGGCGCACTCTCCAACGTCCTCTCCACTATGTATGGATCTCCTTTCGCCGCAGCAGCGCAGGGCTATGGAGCGTTTCTCCCCTACTCAAACGATATTTCAATTTTCAATCAATTG GGTGCTCAGTATGAACTGAAAGACAGCCCCGGTGTCCAGCACCCAGGGTTTGCCCACCATCACCCTGCGTTTTACCCATATGGCCAGTATCAGTTCGGTGACCCGTCCAGACCCAAAAACGCCACCAGGGAGAGCACCAGCACCCTGAAGGCCTGGCTCAGTGAGCACCGCAAGAACCCCTACCCCACCAAGGGCGAGAAGATCATGCTGGCCATCATCACCAAAATGACCCTCACCCAGGTGTCCACCTGGTTCGCCAACGCCAGGAGGAGGCTAAAGAAGGAGAACAAGATGACCTGGGCCCCCCGGAACCGCACCGATGAAGAGGGAAATGTTTACAACAGCGATCacgagggggaggagggggacaagagggaggacgaggaggagatCGACTTGGAGAACATCGACACGGAAAATATTGAGAACAAGGACGACTTGGACGACCAGGACGACCTGCATTCAGATATTAAACTAGACGGGAGGAGTGACTCTGAGATTTCTGACGGCTATGAGGATTTACAAGGGCCCGACCAGAGGTTTCTAAAGGCTGTGGGGAAAGAGGGCAAAGACGTGGAGCGAGGAGGAGAGCActttcaccaccaccaccaccaccaccaccatcactcTTCTTTGGACACCAAAGCGTCCCAGCCGAACGGAGAACAGCTCAAACTGAACCCGGTGTCCGTTAGCTCACCGCCCTCAGAAAACAACCCTGCCCCAGCCCAAAAGCCAAAGATCTGGTCTTTGGCAGAGACAGCCACGGCCCCTGACAATCCGCGCAAATCGCCACAAATGAACGGCAGCAACTCCGCAGGGCCGGCCGCCCAGACCATAATCGCCCCTCACAGACTAATCTCTTCTTGTCCCGTTGGGAAAATCCAGAACTGGACGAACCGAGCCTTCTCGGCGCATCAGCTGGCTTTACTGAACTCAAATCATTATCTGGGACTGGCAAACCAGGCAACTGCCACCGGCCTGGCCCTCTACAGCAGCAGGCAAACGGAGGACAAGAGTCATAGTTCAGAGACTCCAGTCACAGGTACATGTCCCCGACACTGA
- the irx3a gene encoding iroquois-class homeodomain protein IRX-3a isoform X2, translated as MSFPQLGYQYIRPIYPPERQGIAGNARSGTELSPSGALSNVLSTMYGSPFAAAAQGYGAFLPYSNDISIFNQLGAQYELKDSPGVQHPGFAHHHPAFYPYGQYQFGDPSRPKNATRESTSTLKAWLSEHRKNPYPTKGEKIMLAIITKMTLTQVSTWFANARRRLKKENKMTWAPRNRTDEEGNVYNSDHEGEEGDKREDEEEIDLENIDTENIENKDDLDDQDDLHSDIKLDGRSDSEISDGYEDLQGPDQRFLKAVGKEGKDVERGGEHFHHHHHHHHHHSSLDTKASQPNGEQLKLNPVSVSSPPSENNPAPAQKPKIWSLAETATAPDNPRKSPQMNGSNSAGPAAQTIIAPHRLISSCPVGKIQNWTNRAFSAHQLALLNSNHYLGLANQATATGLALYSSRQTEDKSHSSETPVTERSSALDAEKTLLKTAFHPLQR; from the exons ATGTCTTTCCCTCAGCTGGGATATCAGTACATCCGACCGATATACCCGCCGGAGCGCCAGGGGATCGCCGGCAATGCCCGGTCCGGGACAGAGCTCAGTCCGTCCGGCGCACTCTCCAACGTCCTCTCCACTATGTATGGATCTCCTTTCGCCGCAGCAGCGCAGGGCTATGGAGCGTTTCTCCCCTACTCAAACGATATTTCAATTTTCAATCAATTG GGTGCTCAGTATGAACTGAAAGACAGCCCCGGTGTCCAGCACCCAGGGTTTGCCCACCATCACCCTGCGTTTTACCCATATGGCCAGTATCAGTTCGGTGACCCGTCCAGACCCAAAAACGCCACCAGGGAGAGCACCAGCACCCTGAAGGCCTGGCTCAGTGAGCACCGCAAGAACCCCTACCCCACCAAGGGCGAGAAGATCATGCTGGCCATCATCACCAAAATGACCCTCACCCAGGTGTCCACCTGGTTCGCCAACGCCAGGAGGAGGCTAAAGAAGGAGAACAAGATGACCTGGGCCCCCCGGAACCGCACCGATGAAGAGGGAAATGTTTACAACAGCGATCacgagggggaggagggggacaagagggaggacgaggaggagatCGACTTGGAGAACATCGACACGGAAAATATTGAGAACAAGGACGACTTGGACGACCAGGACGACCTGCATTCAGATATTAAACTAGACGGGAGGAGTGACTCTGAGATTTCTGACGGCTATGAGGATTTACAAGGGCCCGACCAGAGGTTTCTAAAGGCTGTGGGGAAAGAGGGCAAAGACGTGGAGCGAGGAGGAGAGCActttcaccaccaccaccaccaccaccaccatcactcTTCTTTGGACACCAAAGCGTCCCAGCCGAACGGAGAACAGCTCAAACTGAACCCGGTGTCCGTTAGCTCACCGCCCTCAGAAAACAACCCTGCCCCAGCCCAAAAGCCAAAGATCTGGTCTTTGGCAGAGACAGCCACGGCCCCTGACAATCCGCGCAAATCGCCACAAATGAACGGCAGCAACTCCGCAGGGCCGGCCGCCCAGACCATAATCGCCCCTCACAGACTAATCTCTTCTTGTCCCGTTGGGAAAATCCAGAACTGGACGAACCGAGCCTTCTCGGCGCATCAGCTGGCTTTACTGAACTCAAATCATTATCTGGGACTGGCAAACCAGGCAACTGCCACCGGCCTGGCCCTCTACAGCAGCAGGCAAACGGAGGACAAGAGTCATAGTTCAGAGACTCCAGTCACAG AGAGATCTAGTGCCTTGGATGCAGAGAAAACGTTGTTAAAAACAGCTTTCCACCCACTTCAGAGATAA